From the genome of Bacteroides sp. MSB163, one region includes:
- a CDS encoding phosphodiester glycosidase family protein, whose amino-acid sequence MYLRKSVFTLLLILCNVFVVVAQTTADSLALVTAHWNVTSMGKGVLCREAEFVSLYGVPQHVTILEIKPEQHRFDILIHSPKEETSNAARRSGAVAAINGSYFNIKQGTSICYLRKDGVVVDTTATGVLSTVSNGAVKIDKGKLDIISWKKQYEKNCEQKEGSILVSGPLMLLDGKACDLSACNRSFVQTKHPRSAVALMKDGTVFLIAVAGRFEGRAEGINIPELTHLLRVLGAKKALNLDGGGSTTLWSASAPDNGIVNKLTDNKLYDNKGERKVANSLCVYE is encoded by the coding sequence ATGTATTTGAGAAAGTCCGTTTTCACGCTATTGCTGATACTGTGTAATGTATTTGTTGTGGTGGCACAGACCACTGCAGATTCTTTGGCACTTGTTACTGCTCATTGGAATGTAACTTCTATGGGAAAAGGTGTACTTTGTCGCGAAGCGGAGTTCGTTTCTTTGTATGGTGTTCCGCAGCATGTCACTATTCTTGAAATCAAACCGGAGCAACATCGGTTTGACATTTTAATTCATTCTCCTAAAGAAGAAACCAGTAATGCTGCCCGTCGTTCCGGTGCAGTGGCAGCTATTAACGGTTCTTATTTTAATATCAAGCAAGGAACTTCTATCTGCTATTTGAGGAAAGACGGGGTGGTGGTGGATACTACTGCGACTGGTGTACTCAGCACTGTATCCAATGGTGCCGTGAAAATAGATAAAGGGAAACTGGACATTATATCTTGGAAGAAACAGTATGAGAAAAACTGCGAACAGAAAGAAGGGAGTATTCTTGTTTCCGGTCCGTTGATGCTGCTGGATGGAAAAGCTTGTGATTTGTCTGCTTGTAACCGGTCATTCGTTCAGACTAAACATCCACGGAGTGCCGTGGCTCTGATGAAGGATGGAACTGTGTTTCTGATTGCGGTTGCGGGCCGTTTCGAAGGTAGGGCGGAAGGTATCAATATCCCTGAGTTGACACATCTTCTCCGTGTATTGGGTGCAAAGAAAGCTTTGAATCTGGATGGTGGTGGCTCTACTACACTTTGGAGTGCTTCTGCACCGGATAATGGAATTGTAAACAAGCTTACTGACAATAAACTTTATGATAATAAAGGGGAGCGTAAGGTTGCCAATTCACTTTGTGTTTACGAATAA